In Fundulus heteroclitus isolate FHET01 chromosome 16, MU-UCD_Fhet_4.1, whole genome shotgun sequence, a single genomic region encodes these proteins:
- the LOC105937352 gene encoding uncharacterized protein LOC105937352 isoform X1 has translation MTSSDDEVEKISTNLKDISLKVQQLEDRRKILCVFQELRNRAEFGQTEEAAATQQEINAIDNKLKELSMKKAELQKNCDNILKAKDETLEARSKNDIKDAKDIKDIKDPDVNFPAERVVYVEPPPSFPAPEVILDVGKLPTHPTRTQCPQCNQFVTTETFTSVSSVTWLVCFMSTLIGCVAGCCLLPFCMDRFKSVTHRCPKCRTKITIIKRL, from the exons ATGACTTCTTCAGACGACGAGGTGGAGAAAATATCTACAAACCTGAAGGACATTTCACTGAAGGTGCAACAGCTTGAGGACAGAAGGAAAATCTTGTGCGTATTCCAGGAGCTGAGGAATCGGGCTGAATTTGGGCAAACAG AGGAAGCAGCTGCCACCCAACAAGAGATAAATGCCATCGACAATAAACTGAAAGAACTCAGCATGAAGAAGGCTGAACTCCAAAAGAACTGTGACAATATCCTAAAAGCAAAAGACGAGACGCTAGAAGCCAGGAGCAAGAACG ataTTAAGGACGCTAAGGATATTAAGGATATTAAGGATCCTGATGTTAATTTTCCTGCTGAAAGGGTTGTCTATGTTGAACCTCCTCCTTCTTTCCCCG ccCCCGAAGTGATTCTGGATGTGGGAAAGCTTCCGACACATCCGACTAGGACACAGTGCCCACAGTGCAACCAGTTTGTCACAACGGAGACTTTCACTTCCGTTAGTAGCGTGACCTGGCTCGTTTGTTTTATGTCCACTTTAATAGG ctgcgTGGCCGGTTGCTGCCTCCTTCCTTTCTGCATGGATAGGTTCAAGTCCGTCACGCACAGATGTCCAAAGTGTCGGACGAAGATCACAATCATCAAAAGGCTCTGA
- the LOC105937352 gene encoding uncharacterized protein LOC105937352 isoform X2, with product MTSSDDEVEKISTNLKDISLKVQQLEDRRKILCVFQELRNRAEFGQTEEAAATQQEINAIDNKLKELSMKKAELQKNCDNILKAKDETLEARSKNDIKDAKDIKDIKDPDVNFPAERVVYVEPPPSFPAPEVILDVGKLPTHPTRTQCPQCNQFVTTETFTSVSSVTWLVCFMSTLIGYELSLPFGSLLRGRLLPPSFLHG from the exons ATGACTTCTTCAGACGACGAGGTGGAGAAAATATCTACAAACCTGAAGGACATTTCACTGAAGGTGCAACAGCTTGAGGACAGAAGGAAAATCTTGTGCGTATTCCAGGAGCTGAGGAATCGGGCTGAATTTGGGCAAACAG AGGAAGCAGCTGCCACCCAACAAGAGATAAATGCCATCGACAATAAACTGAAAGAACTCAGCATGAAGAAGGCTGAACTCCAAAAGAACTGTGACAATATCCTAAAAGCAAAAGACGAGACGCTAGAAGCCAGGAGCAAGAACG ataTTAAGGACGCTAAGGATATTAAGGATATTAAGGATCCTGATGTTAATTTTCCTGCTGAAAGGGTTGTCTATGTTGAACCTCCTCCTTCTTTCCCCG ccCCCGAAGTGATTCTGGATGTGGGAAAGCTTCCGACACATCCGACTAGGACACAGTGCCCACAGTGCAACCAGTTTGTCACAACGGAGACTTTCACTTCCGTTAGTAGCGTGACCTGGCTCGTTTGTTTTATGTCCACTTTAATAGGGTATGAGCTCTCCCTCCCATTTGGTTCGCTG ctgcgTGGCCGGTTGCTGCCTCCTTCCTTTCTGCATGGATAG